A genomic segment from Pseudoduganella chitinolytica encodes:
- a CDS encoding MerR family transcriptional regulator: protein MRIGAMVAATGISRDTLRFYEKRGLLRARRTADGYRDYPPEAVEWLRYIRTAQALGFTLAEIEAELPLLDTPAATSAPMLRAALAAKLGEIDRRIDGLAALRGELARRLHALPEECPLATVA from the coding sequence ATGCGCATTGGTGCAATGGTGGCCGCGACGGGCATCAGCCGCGACACGCTGCGGTTCTATGAAAAGCGCGGCCTGCTGCGGGCGCGCCGCACGGCCGATGGCTATCGGGACTATCCGCCGGAGGCGGTGGAGTGGCTGCGCTACATCCGCACCGCGCAGGCGCTGGGCTTCACCTTGGCCGAGATCGAGGCGGAGCTGCCGTTGCTGGACACGCCGGCCGCCACGTCGGCGCCGATGCTGCGTGCTGCGCTGGCCGCCAAGCTGGGCGAGATCGACCGCCGCATCGACGGCCTGGCCGCGCTGCGCGGCGAGCTGGCGCGGCGGCTGCATGCGTTGCCGGAGGAGTGTCCGCTGGCGACGGTGGCCTGA
- a CDS encoding DEAD/DEAH box helicase translates to MPFTTLGLAPAILDAIAAIGYQAPTPIQAGAVPAALAGRDVLGAAQTGSGKTAAFALPMLHALLARQGTRRGLHGLVLVPTRELAAQVGEAIRALVQHLPSTIKVTIAFGGVSINPQMMALRGGTDILVATPGRLLDLVEHNAIKLDQTATLVLDEADKLLDMGFADEIARILALLPAQRQNLFFSATFPPAVQALAGNLLREPLRVDVQADTASAPAIEQRAFAVDPLRRLQLLKTLIKQHGWRQVLVFVATKYASEHVADKLRRNGIAAEAFHGDFSQGARTEVLADFRAGRLHVLVATDVAARGIDIAQLPVVVNFDLPRSPADYTHRIGRTGRAGASGTAISFVSADMEQHFRLIEKRQGKRVPRETVAGFEPVLTAPAPASAATDTVNGGIKGKRKSKKDKLREAAAEGSVPAGD, encoded by the coding sequence ATGCCATTCACTACCCTGGGCCTTGCGCCCGCCATCCTCGACGCCATCGCCGCCATCGGCTACCAGGCCCCGACCCCCATCCAGGCCGGTGCCGTCCCGGCGGCACTGGCGGGGCGCGACGTGCTGGGCGCCGCCCAGACCGGGTCCGGCAAGACGGCCGCCTTCGCACTGCCGATGCTGCATGCGTTGCTGGCGCGCCAGGGCACGCGCCGCGGCTTGCACGGCCTCGTGCTGGTGCCTACGCGCGAGCTGGCGGCCCAGGTGGGCGAGGCGATCCGCGCGCTGGTGCAGCACCTGCCGTCCACGATCAAGGTGACGATCGCGTTCGGCGGCGTCTCCATCAACCCGCAGATGATGGCGCTGCGCGGCGGCACCGATATCCTGGTCGCCACGCCTGGCCGCCTGCTCGACCTCGTCGAGCACAATGCGATCAAGCTGGATCAGACGGCCACCCTGGTGCTGGACGAGGCGGACAAGCTGCTGGACATGGGCTTCGCCGACGAGATCGCGCGCATCCTGGCGCTGCTGCCGGCGCAGCGCCAGAACCTGTTCTTCTCGGCGACGTTCCCGCCTGCCGTGCAGGCACTCGCCGGCAACCTGCTGCGCGAGCCGCTGCGGGTCGACGTGCAGGCCGACACGGCTTCGGCGCCGGCCATCGAGCAGCGTGCCTTTGCCGTCGACCCGCTGCGCCGGCTGCAGTTGCTGAAGACCCTGATCAAGCAGCACGGCTGGCGCCAGGTGCTGGTGTTCGTCGCGACCAAGTACGCAAGCGAACACGTGGCCGACAAGCTGCGCCGCAACGGCATCGCCGCGGAAGCGTTCCACGGCGACTTCAGCCAGGGCGCCCGCACGGAAGTGCTGGCGGACTTTCGCGCCGGCAGGCTGCACGTGCTGGTCGCCACCGACGTGGCCGCGCGCGGCATCGACATCGCGCAGCTGCCGGTCGTCGTCAATTTCGATTTGCCCCGTTCCCCGGCCGACTACACGCACCGCATCGGGCGCACGGGCCGCGCCGGCGCCAGCGGCACGGCGATCAGCTTTGTCAGCGCGGACATGGAGCAGCATTTCCGCCTGATCGAGAAGCGCCAGGGCAAGCGGGTGCCGCGCGAGACGGTGGCCGGCTTCGAGCCGGTGCTGACGGCGCCGGCACCGGCCAGCGCCGCGACGGACACCGTCAATGGCGGCATCAAGGGCAAGCGCAAGAGCAAGAAGGACAAGCTGCGGGAAGCGGCCGCCGAAGGGTCTGTCCCCGCAGGGGACTGA
- a CDS encoding TIGR04552 family protein produces the protein MSEFRPTLETKRKFSLNWGYLGAMASGRSAIDLESLALRNLRDAREFVREYGYDLDQPAARDIIRNAHREAVDFIAGTFLQPGQETLIPRDVYAPDDPIQLLVYASHHAQQHSEQRMWSCAILKVMHAIFYIDNNLELRHFNTIREQVFATLDEVIHEDDQGRYFLSDGELCLPLHHLERKRNKGRNSILLKLLQKAAYLAQDIYDHLGVRLVFGTRFECLLALETLQRAHILSITNIEPNRTRNTLLDLQAAKEIFVKYRFMLERSHDYPAELLQTMDAELEAVAKRQTRADNPHSGADFSSIQVTVRKMIHLQAGQDYPETAGEDYDVGFFFDYEVQLMDKESHERSMTGPSSHEAYKRRQVETARLRVLGRELSDWIAACSSPAGEPEPLAASPRKA, from the coding sequence ATGAGCGAATTCCGGCCCACGCTCGAGACCAAGCGCAAGTTCTCGTTAAATTGGGGCTATCTGGGGGCCATGGCCAGCGGCCGCTCGGCGATCGACCTGGAGTCGCTCGCGCTGCGCAACCTGCGCGATGCGCGCGAATTCGTGCGCGAATACGGCTATGACCTGGACCAGCCGGCCGCCCGCGACATCATCCGCAACGCCCATCGCGAGGCAGTCGATTTCATCGCCGGCACGTTCTTGCAGCCGGGCCAGGAAACGCTTATTCCGCGCGACGTTTACGCGCCCGACGATCCGATCCAGCTGCTGGTCTACGCTTCCCACCACGCTCAGCAACACAGCGAGCAGCGCATGTGGTCGTGCGCCATCCTCAAAGTGATGCATGCGATTTTCTATATCGACAACAATCTGGAGCTGCGCCACTTCAATACGATTCGCGAGCAAGTGTTCGCCACGCTCGACGAGGTGATCCACGAAGACGACCAGGGTCGTTACTTCCTGTCCGACGGCGAGCTGTGCCTCCCCCTGCATCATCTTGAACGCAAGCGCAACAAGGGCCGCAACAGCATCCTGCTCAAGCTGCTGCAAAAGGCTGCCTACCTGGCGCAGGACATTTACGACCACCTGGGCGTTCGCCTCGTCTTCGGCACGCGCTTCGAATGCCTGCTGGCGCTGGAGACCCTGCAGCGCGCGCACATCCTGTCCATCACCAACATCGAGCCCAACCGCACTCGCAATACCTTGCTCGACCTGCAAGCGGCCAAGGAGATTTTCGTGAAATACCGCTTCATGCTGGAGCGCAGCCACGATTATCCGGCCGAGCTGCTGCAAACGATGGACGCGGAGCTCGAGGCTGTCGCCAAGCGCCAGACTCGCGCCGACAATCCCCACAGCGGGGCCGATTTCAGCAGCATCCAGGTCACGGTTCGCAAGATGATCCATCTGCAGGCCGGGCAAGACTATCCCGAAACGGCGGGCGAGGACTATGACGTGGGCTTTTTCTTTGACTATGAAGTGCAGTTGATGGACAAGGAAAGCCACGAGCGCAGCATGACGGGCCCATCCAGCCACGAAGCCTACAAGCGGCGCCAGGTCGAGACGGCCCGCCTGCGCGTCCTCGGCCGCGAATTGAGCGACTGGATCGCTGCCTGTTCCAGCCCGGCAGGGGAGCCTGAGCCGCTGGCGGCGTCGCCTCGCAAAGCTTAA
- a CDS encoding type 1 glutamine amidotransferase domain-containing protein, translated as MKVLIVLTSHDQLGNTGRTTGFWLEELAAPYYTFKDAGAQIVLASPKGGQPPLDPKSNEPDFQTDQTRRFEADPDAQAQLAATVRLDSVSQADFDAVFYPGGHGPLWDLAEDRHSIALIEAFIAANKPVALVCHAPGVLRHVRNADGRPLVEGKRVTGFTNSEEAAVQLTDIVPFLVEDELKAKGGDYSRGDDWASYVVRDGLLITGQNPGSSAEAATVLVAQLRAA; from the coding sequence ATGAAAGTACTGATCGTCCTGACCTCGCACGACCAACTGGGCAACACGGGCCGCACGACCGGCTTCTGGCTGGAGGAACTGGCTGCACCGTATTACACCTTCAAGGACGCGGGCGCGCAGATCGTGCTGGCGTCGCCCAAGGGTGGCCAGCCGCCGCTGGACCCGAAAAGCAATGAGCCCGACTTCCAGACGGATCAGACACGCCGCTTCGAAGCGGACCCCGACGCCCAGGCGCAGCTGGCCGCGACCGTGCGCCTGGACAGCGTCTCGCAAGCGGACTTCGACGCCGTGTTTTACCCGGGCGGCCACGGCCCGCTGTGGGACCTCGCCGAAGACCGCCATTCGATCGCGCTGATCGAAGCATTTATCGCCGCGAACAAGCCCGTCGCGCTGGTCTGCCATGCCCCGGGTGTCCTGCGCCACGTGCGCAATGCCGATGGCCGTCCGCTCGTCGAAGGCAAGCGCGTCACGGGCTTCACGAACAGCGAGGAAGCGGCAGTGCAGCTGACCGACATCGTGCCGTTCCTCGTCGAGGACGAACTGAAAGCCAAGGGCGGCGACTACTCCCGCGGCGACGACTGGGCATCCTACGTGGTGCGTGACGGCCTCCTGATCACGGGCCAGAATCCCGGTTCCTCGGCCGAAGCGGCAACGGTGCTGGTCGCACAATTGCGCGCGGCCTGA
- a CDS encoding VOC family protein, with translation MQAQPLIAVRDVEASSRWYQTVLGCKSGHGGPDYDQLMFEGHMVLQLHRWDAHHHAHLGKADQPVGNGAVLWFWTDDFDDAVDRAAGIDATVLEEPHENRNAQHREIWLRDPEGYVVVIAGPYGDVGM, from the coding sequence ATGCAAGCGCAACCCCTGATCGCCGTCCGCGACGTCGAAGCGTCGAGCCGCTGGTACCAGACTGTCCTCGGCTGCAAGAGCGGCCATGGCGGGCCTGACTACGACCAGCTGATGTTCGAGGGCCACATGGTCCTGCAGCTGCATCGCTGGGATGCCCATCACCACGCCCATCTCGGCAAGGCTGACCAGCCGGTCGGCAATGGCGCCGTGCTGTGGTTCTGGACCGACGACTTCGACGATGCCGTCGACCGCGCCGCCGGCATCGACGCGACGGTGCTGGAAGAGCCCCACGAGAACCGCAACGCGCAGCACCGCGAAATCTGGCTGCGCGATCCGGAGGGTTACGTCGTCGTCATCGCGGGGCCGTACGGCGACGTGGGGATGTAG
- a CDS encoding Mut7-C RNAse domain-containing protein: MVTATFRFDTALDTFLPRERRGHAWTVPCARAATVKHMVEALGVPHTEVGTVTIDERPAPLDELLADGASVYVPAAQPVVLPAAEARFVADAHLGALARFLRMAGFDTLYDNAIDDAAVEACARDDGRIALTRDRELLKRRGVLRGAYVRALKPEQQLHEVFRRFGLAGAMRPFTRCLSCNTPLRTVPKTQVEARLPPSVRATHEHFLACDTCHGVFWQGSHWRRMRGLLDNVAGPDAQAPMTL; the protein is encoded by the coding sequence ATGGTCACCGCGACGTTCCGCTTCGATACCGCCCTCGACACGTTCCTGCCGCGCGAACGGCGCGGCCACGCCTGGACCGTGCCGTGCGCCCGTGCAGCCACCGTCAAGCACATGGTGGAGGCTCTGGGCGTGCCGCACACGGAGGTGGGCACCGTCACCATCGACGAACGCCCTGCCCCACTGGACGAATTGCTGGCCGATGGCGCCAGCGTGTACGTGCCAGCGGCACAGCCGGTCGTCCTGCCTGCCGCCGAGGCCCGCTTCGTGGCGGACGCCCACCTGGGCGCCCTGGCCCGCTTCCTGCGCATGGCGGGCTTCGACACGCTGTACGACAACGCCATCGACGACGCGGCCGTCGAGGCCTGCGCGCGCGACGACGGCCGCATCGCGTTGACGCGCGACCGCGAGCTGCTCAAGCGGCGTGGCGTGCTGCGCGGCGCCTACGTGCGCGCGCTCAAGCCGGAGCAGCAGTTGCACGAAGTGTTCCGGCGCTTCGGGCTGGCCGGCGCCATGCGGCCCTTTACACGCTGCCTGTCCTGCAACACCCCGTTGCGCACTGTGCCGAAGACGCAGGTCGAGGCGCGGCTGCCGCCGTCCGTCCGGGCGACGCACGAGCACTTCCTGGCGTGCGACACCTGCCACGGCGTATTCTGGCAAGGCTCGCACTGGCGCCGCATGCGCGGGCTGCTGGACAACGTGGCCGGCCCGGACGCGCAGGCGCCGATGACGCTATAA
- the dapC gene encoding succinyldiaminopimelate transaminase, with amino-acid sequence MNPLLDKLQPYPFEKLRQLFAGVTPNPALRPISLGIGEPKHPTPQFIRQALADNLSGLASYPSTMGSEALRGTIATWLERRYGLPALDPATQVLPVNGSREALFAFAQAVIDPTADETPLVVCPNPFYQIYEGAAYLAGAEPYFVNSDPARNFAPDFDTVPDEVWKKVQLLYICSPGNPTGAVLTLTDWEHLFALSERYGFVIAADECYSEIYHGDEPPLGALQAAHTLGLSSVERPYARLVVFSSLSKRSNVPGMRSGFVAGDAEVLKKFLLYRTYHGGAMSPAVQAASIAAWNDETHVADNRTQYRAKFTVVTPLLQTVLDVALPDAGFYLWADVSRTGLTDEEFARRLYADYNVTVLPGSYLARDAHGSNPGRNRIRMALVAETAEGLEAAQRIVQFCNTLTTRS; translated from the coding sequence GTGAATCCACTTCTCGACAAGCTGCAACCCTACCCGTTCGAAAAACTGCGCCAGCTGTTCGCCGGCGTGACGCCCAATCCCGCGCTGCGCCCCATCAGCCTGGGCATCGGCGAGCCGAAACATCCCACGCCGCAATTCATCCGGCAGGCGCTGGCCGACAACCTGTCCGGCCTGGCCAGCTACCCCAGCACCATGGGTTCGGAAGCCCTGCGCGGCACCATCGCGACGTGGCTGGAGCGCCGCTACGGCCTGCCGGCGCTGGACCCTGCCACGCAGGTGCTGCCGGTAAACGGTTCGCGCGAGGCGCTGTTCGCGTTTGCCCAGGCGGTGATCGACCCCACGGCGGACGAAACGCCGCTGGTGGTCTGCCCGAATCCGTTCTACCAGATCTACGAAGGCGCGGCCTACCTGGCCGGCGCCGAACCTTACTTCGTCAATTCGGACCCGGCACGCAATTTCGCGCCCGACTTCGACACGGTGCCGGACGAGGTCTGGAAGAAAGTCCAGCTGCTGTACATCTGCAGCCCGGGCAACCCGACCGGCGCCGTGCTGACGCTGACGGACTGGGAGCACCTGTTCGCGCTGTCCGAGCGCTACGGGTTCGTCATCGCTGCCGACGAGTGCTATTCCGAGATCTACCACGGCGACGAGCCGCCGCTGGGCGCCCTGCAGGCGGCCCACACGCTGGGCCTGTCCAGCGTCGAGCGGCCGTATGCGCGCCTGGTGGTGTTCTCCAGCCTGTCCAAGCGCTCCAACGTACCGGGCATGCGCTCGGGCTTCGTTGCCGGCGACGCCGAGGTGCTGAAGAAATTCCTGCTGTACCGGACCTACCACGGCGGCGCCATGAGCCCCGCCGTGCAGGCCGCCTCGATCGCCGCGTGGAACGACGAGACCCACGTGGCGGACAACCGCACGCAGTACCGCGCCAAGTTCACCGTCGTCACGCCGCTGCTGCAGACGGTGCTGGACGTGGCGCTGCCGGACGCCGGCTTCTACCTGTGGGCCGACGTGAGCCGCACCGGGCTGACGGACGAGGAGTTTGCCCGTCGCCTGTACGCCGACTACAATGTCACGGTCCTGCCGGGCAGCTACCTGGCGCGCGACGCGCATGGCAGCAACCCGGGCCGCAACCGTATTCGCATGGCGCTCGTGGCCGAGACGGCCGAAGGCCTGGAGGCCGCGCAGCGCATCGTCCAATTCTGCAACACCCTGACCACACGAAGCTAA
- a CDS encoding LysE family translocator, translating to MLTFAQLAAFLLAAVLITASPGPDNLMVLGMGMSRGRRRGIAFGLGCAFGCLSHTLLAVVGVGALVAASPFALTALKVGGGLYLVWLGWHALRSSGVARVGTDSGAEESLARLFLKGCFANAVNPKVILFFLSFLPQFVLPANGAAALQLAQLGIVFTLQAAVLFGLLGWFSGAIGMWLQRHPKAGPWLDRGAGVVFIGLGLRLIWAR from the coding sequence ATGTTGACTTTCGCCCAACTCGCCGCCTTCCTGCTGGCCGCCGTCCTCATCACCGCCTCGCCCGGGCCAGACAACCTGATGGTGCTGGGCATGGGCATGTCGCGCGGGCGGCGCCGCGGCATCGCGTTCGGCCTGGGTTGCGCGTTCGGCTGCCTCAGCCACACGCTGCTGGCTGTCGTCGGCGTCGGCGCGCTGGTGGCGGCGTCGCCCTTCGCACTGACGGCCCTGAAAGTGGGCGGCGGCCTGTACCTGGTCTGGCTGGGCTGGCACGCGCTGCGCAGCTCCGGCGTCGCCCGGGTCGGTACCGACAGCGGGGCGGAGGAATCGCTGGCGCGCCTGTTCCTGAAGGGCTGTTTCGCCAACGCCGTCAACCCGAAGGTCATCCTGTTCTTCCTGTCGTTCCTGCCGCAGTTCGTGCTGCCGGCGAACGGCGCCGCCGCGCTGCAACTGGCGCAGCTGGGGATCGTCTTCACGTTGCAGGCGGCCGTGCTGTTCGGCCTGCTGGGCTGGTTCTCCGGCGCCATCGGCATGTGGCTGCAGCGCCATCCCAAGGCCGGGCCGTGGCTGGACCGGGGCGCGGGTGTAGTCTTCATCGGGTTGGGGTTGCGGCTGATCTGGGCGCGCTGA
- a CDS encoding TetR/AcrR family transcriptional regulator, which translates to MNTASQASHTDVRANILATGQRIMAWKGYSAVGLNEILTAARVPKGSFYHYFGSKDAFGEAMLQAYFDEYLAEIDRTMATPGLTMAQRLMQYWASWQQAQSFQDCQGKCLAVKLGAEVADLSEAMRRVLQNGTDGIVSRLATAIAAGVEEGSLGIDGEATEVARSLYQQWLGASIMVKIGRSAQPFETALATTRQLLHITA; encoded by the coding sequence ATGAACACCGCGAGCCAAGCTTCCCACACCGACGTCCGCGCCAACATCCTGGCGACGGGCCAGCGCATCATGGCATGGAAGGGGTATTCTGCGGTGGGTCTGAACGAGATCCTGACAGCGGCGCGCGTGCCGAAGGGTTCCTTCTACCATTATTTCGGGTCGAAGGACGCCTTCGGCGAGGCCATGCTGCAGGCCTACTTCGACGAATACCTGGCCGAGATCGACCGCACGATGGCGACGCCGGGCCTGACGATGGCCCAGCGGCTGATGCAGTACTGGGCCTCATGGCAGCAGGCGCAGTCGTTCCAGGACTGCCAGGGCAAGTGCCTGGCCGTCAAGCTGGGAGCGGAGGTGGCCGACCTGTCGGAAGCCATGCGCCGCGTGCTGCAGAACGGCACCGATGGCATCGTGTCCCGCCTGGCGACGGCGATCGCGGCCGGCGTGGAAGAGGGTTCGCTGGGGATCGACGGCGAGGCCACGGAAGTGGCGCGCTCCCTGTACCAACAGTGGCTGGGCGCCAGCATCATGGTCAAGATCGGCCGCAGCGCGCAGCCGTTCGAGACGGCGCTGGCCACGACCCGGCAACTGTTGCACATCACTGCATAG
- a CDS encoding LysR family transcriptional regulator, whose protein sequence is MEFFVLLAKLGSLSATAREMGVTPPAATRRLMLLEGRLGVRLANRSTRRVSLTSEGELYLAQATQILADIRAMEESVSSRRAAPKGLLRINATLGFGRTTIAPLVSQFARAWPEVEVQLQLTDRAINLVEEAYDLGIRFGELPDTRLTARRIMSNRRFLCAAPAYLKRHGPPALPADLARHACILHRQNDDAFATWRLTKGRKTESVKVRGHLSSNDGDVVLGWALDGHGILPRSEWDAAKYLDSGRLQLVLPDYTLPAADLYAYYPSREHQSAKVRAFLDFLVAQLAPPAATSPRRRTAPR, encoded by the coding sequence ATGGAATTCTTCGTGTTGCTGGCCAAGCTGGGCAGCCTGTCGGCCACGGCGCGCGAGATGGGCGTGACGCCGCCTGCCGCCACGCGCCGGCTGATGCTGCTGGAAGGCCGGCTGGGCGTGCGGCTGGCCAACCGCAGCACGCGCCGCGTCAGCCTGACCAGCGAGGGCGAGCTGTACCTGGCCCAGGCCACGCAGATCCTGGCGGACATTCGCGCGATGGAGGAATCGGTCAGCAGCCGGCGCGCGGCGCCGAAGGGACTGTTGCGCATCAATGCCACCTTGGGGTTCGGCCGCACGACGATCGCGCCGCTGGTGTCGCAGTTCGCCCGCGCGTGGCCGGAAGTGGAGGTGCAGCTGCAGTTGACGGACCGCGCCATCAACCTGGTGGAGGAAGCGTACGACCTGGGCATCCGCTTCGGCGAGCTGCCCGATACGCGCCTGACAGCACGACGCATCATGAGCAACCGGCGCTTCCTGTGCGCGGCGCCCGCCTACCTGAAGCGCCATGGGCCGCCTGCCCTGCCGGCCGACCTGGCGCGGCACGCGTGCATCCTGCACCGGCAGAACGACGACGCCTTCGCGACCTGGCGCCTGACCAAGGGGAGGAAGACGGAAAGCGTGAAGGTGCGCGGCCACCTGTCATCCAACGACGGCGACGTGGTGCTGGGCTGGGCCCTGGACGGCCACGGCATCCTGCCCCGCTCCGAATGGGACGCGGCCAAGTACCTGGACAGCGGCCGGCTGCAGCTGGTGCTGCCGGACTACACGCTGCCGGCCGCGGACCTGTACGCCTACTACCCCAGCCGCGAGCACCAGAGCGCGAAGGTGCGCGCGTTCCTGGATTTCCTGGTGGCCCAGCTGGCCCCGCCGGCGGCTACATCCCCACGTCGCCGTACGGCCCCGCGATGA
- the dapD gene encoding 2,3,4,5-tetrahydropyridine-2,6-dicarboxylate N-succinyltransferase, with protein MTQQLQQIIEQAWDNRAEINPGNGSAELRDAVSHVLAGLDNGTLRVAQKDTGTWVVNQWIKKAVLLSFRLENNVVLPSDGTMQFYDKVPTKFANYTADDFAKGGFRVVPPAVARRGSFIAKNVVLMPSYVNIGAYVDEGAMVDTWATVGSCAQIGKNVHLSGGVGIGGVLEPMQANPTIIEDNCFIGARSEIVEGVIVEENSVISMGVYIGQSTKIYDRSTGEVTYGRVPSGSVVVSGSLPSDDGKYSLYCAVIVKRVDAQTRAKTGINELLRGV; from the coding sequence ATGACTCAACAACTGCAGCAAATCATCGAACAGGCCTGGGACAACCGCGCCGAAATCAACCCGGGCAACGGCAGCGCCGAACTGCGCGACGCCGTCTCGCACGTGCTGGCCGGCCTGGACAACGGCACCCTGCGCGTGGCGCAGAAGGACACCGGCACCTGGGTCGTGAACCAGTGGATCAAGAAGGCCGTGCTGCTGTCGTTCCGCCTGGAGAACAACGTCGTGCTGCCATCCGATGGCACGATGCAGTTCTACGACAAGGTGCCGACCAAGTTCGCCAACTATACCGCCGACGATTTCGCCAAGGGCGGCTTCCGCGTGGTGCCGCCGGCGGTCGCACGCCGCGGTTCGTTCATCGCCAAGAACGTCGTGCTGATGCCGTCGTACGTCAATATCGGCGCGTACGTCGACGAAGGCGCGATGGTCGACACGTGGGCGACGGTGGGTTCCTGCGCGCAGATCGGCAAGAACGTGCACCTGTCCGGCGGCGTGGGCATCGGCGGCGTGCTGGAACCGATGCAGGCCAACCCGACCATCATCGAGGACAACTGCTTCATCGGCGCCCGTTCCGAGATCGTCGAAGGCGTCATCGTCGAAGAGAACTCCGTCATCTCGATGGGCGTCTACATCGGCCAGTCGACCAAGATCTACGACCGCAGCACCGGCGAAGTGACGTACGGCCGCGTGCCTTCCGGCTCGGTCGTCGTCTCCGGCTCGCTGCCGTCGGACGACGGCAAGTACAGCCTGTACTGCGCCGTGATCGTCAAGCGCGTCGACGCGCAGACGCGCGCCAAGACCGGTATCAACGAGCTGCTGCGCGGCGTGTAA
- a CDS encoding mandelate racemase/muconate lactonizing enzyme family protein, whose protein sequence is MKIVDIRERTFPISSPIRNAYIDFSKMTLSLVAVVTDVIRDGKPVVGYGFNSNGRYGQGMLMRERFIPRILQADPATLVTDDGGNLDPHRVWDCMYTNEKPGGHGERSVAIGTIDMAIWDATAKIAGVPLYQLLAERYGSGTPERKVFVYAAGGYYYPGQSMDALKDEMRSYVDRGYTVVKKKIGGASLDEDLRRIDAVLSVLQDGQKLAVDANGRFDLDTAIAYAKALSQYDLFWYEEAGDPLDFELQATLRSYYDNPMATGENLFSMQDARNLIRYGGMRADRDWLQFDCALSYGLVEYLRTLDMLEQHGWSRTRCIPHGGHQMSLNIAAGLGLGGNESYPDLFQPFGGFPDGVRVEDGHITMPDLPGIGFEGKANLYERMRELGGQ, encoded by the coding sequence ATGAAGATCGTTGACATCCGGGAGCGCACGTTCCCCATCAGTTCCCCCATCCGCAATGCCTACATCGATTTCTCGAAGATGACCTTGAGTCTCGTCGCGGTCGTCACGGACGTGATCCGCGACGGCAAGCCCGTCGTCGGCTACGGCTTCAATTCGAACGGCCGCTACGGCCAGGGCATGCTGATGCGCGAGCGCTTCATCCCGCGCATCCTGCAGGCCGATCCCGCCACGCTCGTCACGGACGACGGCGGCAACCTCGATCCGCACCGTGTCTGGGACTGCATGTACACCAACGAAAAGCCCGGCGGCCACGGCGAGCGCTCGGTGGCGATCGGCACCATCGACATGGCGATCTGGGATGCCACCGCCAAGATCGCCGGCGTGCCCCTGTACCAGCTGCTGGCCGAGCGCTATGGCAGCGGCACGCCGGAACGCAAGGTATTCGTCTACGCGGCCGGCGGCTACTACTATCCGGGCCAGAGCATGGATGCGCTGAAGGACGAGATGCGCAGCTACGTCGACCGCGGCTACACGGTGGTCAAGAAGAAGATCGGCGGCGCCTCGCTGGACGAAGACCTGCGCCGCATCGATGCCGTGCTGTCGGTGCTGCAGGATGGCCAGAAGCTGGCGGTCGATGCCAACGGCCGCTTCGACCTGGACACCGCCATCGCGTATGCCAAGGCGTTGTCGCAGTACGACCTGTTCTGGTACGAGGAGGCGGGCGACCCGCTCGACTTCGAGCTGCAGGCGACCCTGCGCAGCTACTACGACAACCCGATGGCCACCGGCGAGAACCTGTTCTCGATGCAGGATGCGCGCAACCTGATCCGCTACGGTGGCATGCGCGCGGACCGCGACTGGCTGCAGTTCGACTGCGCCCTGAGCTACGGCCTGGTCGAATACCTGCGCACGCTGGACATGCTCGAGCAGCACGGCTGGTCACGTACCCGCTGCATTCCGCATGGCGGCCACCAGATGTCGCTCAATATCGCCGCGGGCCTTGGCCTGGGCGGCAATGAAAGCTATCCGGACCTGTTCCAGCCGTTCGGCGGCTTCCCGGACGGCGTGCGGGTGGAGGACGGCCACATCACGATGCCGGACCTGCCCGGCATCGGCTTCGAGGGCAAGGCCAACCTCTATGAGCGGATGCGCGAACTGGGCGGGCAATAA